The proteins below are encoded in one region of Callospermophilus lateralis isolate mCalLat2 chromosome 9, mCalLat2.hap1, whole genome shotgun sequence:
- the LOC143407244 gene encoding UDP-glucuronosyltransferase 1A6-like: MPIAEGSLQETQQGGMQRDSGGRRQGGCGPAGGTWESCPPSPTPEAAASSGCSSSSCGIPLLTHGGEAGAGNQHFAERSFLTAAQTEYRNNMVVIDMYFLNCQSLLQDSGTLSFLKGSKFDALFTDPALPCGVILAEYLGLPSVYLFRGFPCSLEHAWGGSPNPVSYIPRCYTQFSAHMTFPQRVANFLVNFLESYLFHCLYSKYEELASGLLGREVRLSALYQKDPVWLLRYDFVLEFPRPAMPNMVFIGGTNCKKHGVLSQERKCTLVFGFPQHKCRARLWGAQVFIAHNLQGHGVPPF, from the exons ATGCCTATTGCAGAAGGAAGCCTGCAGGAAACACAACAAGGTGGGATGCAGAGAGATTCAGGTGGCCGAAGGCAGGGAGGCTGCGGCCCCGCGGGAGGAACATGGGAATCCTGTCCCCCTTCACCCACCCCAGAAGCTGCTGCTTCATCTGGCTGTTCATCCTCATCCTGTGGAATACCCTTGCTG ACGCACGGTGGTGAGGCTGGTGCTGGGAATCAGCACTTTGCTGAGAGATCCTTCCTGACGGCTGCGCAGACAGAGTACAGGAATAACATGGTTGTCATCGACATGTACTTCCTCAACTGCCAGAGCCTCCTGCAGGACTCCGGCACCCTGAGTTTCCTCAAGGGGAGCAAGTTCGATGCCCTTTTCACAGACCCGGCCCTGCCCTGTGGTGTGATCCTGGCCGAGTACCTGGGTCTGCCCTCTGTGTACCTCTTCAGGGGCTTCCCGTGTTCCTTGGAGCACGCTTGGGGCGGAAGCCCGAACCCCGTGTCTTACATCCCCAGGTGCTACACTCAGTTCTCAGCCCACATGACGTTTCCCCAACGCGTGGCCAACTTCCTGGTTAACTTCTTGGAGAGCTATCTGTTTCACTGTCTGTATTCAAAGTACGAGGAGCTCGCCTCAGGCCTGCTCGGGAGAGAAGTGCGCCTGTCTGCCTTGTATCAAAAGGACCCCGTGTGGCTGCTGAGGTACGACTTTGTGCTGGAGTTCCCCAGGCCAGCCATGCCCAACATGGTTTTCATTGGAGGGACCAACTGCAAGAAGCATGGTGTCCTGTCCCAG GAACGAAAATGCACACTTGTGTTTGGCTTCCCCCAGCATAAGTGTCGGGCTCGGCTGTGGGGAGCACAGGTTTTTATTGCCCATAACCTTCAGGGCCATGGTGTGCCACCCTTCTAA